In a genomic window of Nesterenkonia halotolerans:
- a CDS encoding YceI family protein, whose product MAHLTTGTWNLDASHSEIGMTVRHAGISKVRAIFEEADATLTVSENDVATLEASVKANSFNSKNADRDGHVRGEDFLDAENHPELTFKADSITASGEEFEITGDLTIRGVTKTVTFETEFGGQAVDPFGMTRAGFSANTVISRKEFGLTWNASLEAGGVLVGDKVSIDLEAAFVLAQ is encoded by the coding sequence ATGGCACATCTGACCACCGGTACCTGGAACCTTGACGCTTCGCACTCCGAGATCGGCATGACCGTGCGCCACGCCGGCATCTCCAAGGTCCGCGCGATCTTCGAGGAGGCCGATGCCACCCTCACCGTCTCCGAGAACGACGTGGCGACCCTTGAGGCCAGCGTCAAGGCAAACTCCTTCAACTCGAAGAACGCCGACCGCGACGGTCACGTCCGCGGCGAAGACTTCCTCGATGCAGAGAACCACCCCGAGCTGACCTTCAAGGCAGACAGCATCACCGCCAGCGGTGAAGAGTTCGAGATCACCGGCGACCTGACCATCCGCGGCGTCACCAAGACCGTGACCTTCGAGACCGAGTTCGGCGGCCAGGCCGTGGATCCCTTCGGCATGACTCGCGCGGGCTTCTCCGCCAACACCGTCATCTCCCGCAAAGAGTTCGGCCTGACCTGGAACGCCAGCCTTGAAGCAGGCGGCGTCCTGGTCGGCGACAAGGTCTCGATCGACCTTGAGGCAGCCTTCGTGCTTGCCCAGTAA
- a CDS encoding LacI family DNA-binding transcriptional regulator: MPARRLPTLEDVAARAGVSRATASRAVNLDPRVRQESRVAVEAAVSELGYRPNRAARSLVNREADSIAVVVPEAEDRVFADPFFAAMLASITQRLADSPVQVLLAMGQPGDGREKIERYLRGGYTDGAIIVSHHRDDDLSDVLHETKLPAVYVGRPYAGDVGIPWVDVDNVSGAALAAEHLIAQGRRRLATIAGPQDMAAGADRLAGWSAALRAAGLDAGLVEYGDFSSSSGAVAMERLLETAPDLDAVFVASDLMAVAAMHEVQSRGIAVPEQIAIVGFDDTHAAQLTRPPLTTVINPVGELAGRAVDLLMEMMNGESVDPVVLQTELVRRTSG; this comes from the coding sequence ATGCCTGCTCGGCGACTGCCGACTCTGGAGGATGTGGCAGCCAGAGCAGGAGTTTCCCGCGCGACGGCCTCGCGTGCGGTCAATCTTGATCCGCGGGTGCGTCAAGAGTCTCGGGTTGCGGTGGAGGCCGCGGTCTCTGAGCTGGGGTATCGGCCCAACCGGGCGGCGCGCTCGCTGGTGAACCGGGAGGCGGACTCGATCGCCGTCGTCGTGCCGGAGGCGGAGGACCGGGTCTTCGCGGATCCCTTCTTCGCGGCGATGCTGGCTTCCATCACGCAGCGGCTCGCTGACTCCCCGGTGCAGGTGCTGCTCGCGATGGGCCAGCCGGGTGACGGGCGGGAGAAGATTGAACGCTATTTGCGCGGCGGGTACACCGACGGCGCGATCATCGTCTCCCACCACCGCGACGACGACCTCTCCGATGTGCTGCATGAGACGAAGCTGCCGGCTGTCTACGTGGGCCGCCCCTATGCCGGGGACGTGGGCATTCCCTGGGTGGATGTGGACAACGTCTCCGGGGCGGCACTGGCCGCGGAACATCTCATCGCTCAAGGACGACGCCGACTGGCCACCATTGCCGGCCCCCAGGATATGGCGGCGGGCGCCGACCGTCTTGCGGGATGGTCCGCCGCCCTGCGTGCCGCCGGCCTGGACGCGGGACTGGTCGAATACGGCGACTTCTCCTCCTCCTCTGGAGCGGTCGCCATGGAAAGACTCCTGGAGACGGCGCCGGATCTGGACGCGGTCTTCGTCGCTTCGGACCTGATGGCGGTGGCCGCGATGCATGAGGTGCAGTCCCGGGGGATCGCGGTGCCGGAACAGATCGCCATCGTGGGCTTCGATGACACCCACGCGGCACAGCTCACCAGGCCTCCGCTGACCACAGTGATCAACCCGGTGGGCGAGCTCGCGGGCAGGGCTGTGGACCTGCTGATGGAGATGATGAACGGCGAGAGCGTGGATCCTGTGGTGCTTCAGACAGAGTTGGTTCGGCGCACCTCTGGATGA
- a CDS encoding GH1 family beta-glucosidase, with protein sequence MNPSVAAEVASSPSTVAFPADFLFGSATAAYQVEGAVAEGGRGPSVWDTFSHTPGKVHEGETGDVACDHFHRFREDVALMKRLNLKVYRFSVSWSRVMPDGETVNPEGLKFYSDLVDELLAAGILPWLTQYHWDLPQALEDQGGWANRRTAELFADYAVVLHQALGDRVRHWTTLNEPWCAAFLGYANGHHAPGRTSPEDSLAAAHHLLLGHGLAVAELRRRDPELELGLTLNFTDYRPADSEAPGDVDAARRLDGSFNRFFASAIFHGAYPGDVLEDQRGLWREGLVQPGDLEVISTPIDVLGVNFYTGELLTGVDPEQAPAAAAAARADGAPNPNVGSEHVSSVPRGLPATSMGWEVFPQGLQDLLLRLHREYTGPASVALYVTENGAAYPDQPDAEDFVQDDERLSYIRDHLRAVREAMDAGADVRGYFVWSLLDNFEWAFGYDRRFGIVRVDYDTLQRTPKASAHWYAQVAATGVVD encoded by the coding sequence ATGAACCCCTCAGTCGCCGCAGAAGTGGCAAGCTCACCGAGCACGGTGGCGTTCCCCGCCGATTTCCTCTTCGGCTCGGCCACCGCCGCGTATCAGGTGGAGGGCGCCGTGGCAGAGGGCGGACGCGGCCCCTCGGTGTGGGACACCTTCTCCCACACTCCTGGCAAGGTGCATGAGGGGGAGACCGGTGATGTCGCCTGTGACCACTTCCATCGCTTCCGCGAGGACGTGGCGCTGATGAAGCGGCTGAACCTCAAGGTCTACCGCTTCTCGGTGAGCTGGTCCCGCGTCATGCCCGACGGAGAGACGGTGAATCCAGAAGGCCTGAAGTTCTACTCCGACCTGGTGGACGAGCTTCTGGCGGCGGGAATCCTCCCCTGGTTGACGCAGTATCACTGGGATCTGCCCCAGGCCCTGGAGGATCAGGGCGGCTGGGCGAACCGGCGGACCGCGGAGCTCTTCGCGGACTATGCCGTGGTGCTGCACCAGGCGCTGGGAGACCGGGTCCGGCACTGGACCACGCTGAACGAACCCTGGTGTGCGGCCTTCCTGGGCTATGCCAACGGGCACCACGCCCCGGGGCGGACCTCGCCGGAGGATTCCCTGGCTGCGGCGCATCACCTGCTGCTCGGGCACGGGCTCGCGGTGGCTGAGCTGCGTCGTCGTGATCCGGAGCTGGAGCTGGGGCTGACGTTGAACTTCACCGACTACCGTCCGGCCGATTCGGAGGCACCGGGGGACGTGGATGCCGCGCGTCGACTCGACGGCAGCTTCAACCGCTTCTTCGCCTCGGCGATCTTCCACGGCGCCTACCCGGGGGACGTGCTGGAGGACCAGCGCGGCCTCTGGCGGGAGGGGCTGGTGCAGCCCGGCGACCTGGAGGTCATCTCCACACCCATCGACGTGCTGGGTGTGAACTTCTACACCGGGGAGCTGCTGACCGGGGTGGATCCCGAGCAGGCCCCTGCGGCGGCCGCCGCGGCGCGCGCCGACGGTGCGCCGAACCCGAATGTCGGCTCGGAGCACGTGTCCTCGGTGCCCCGCGGTCTTCCAGCGACCTCCATGGGCTGGGAGGTGTTTCCGCAGGGGCTGCAGGATCTGCTGCTGCGGCTGCATCGCGAGTACACCGGCCCGGCTTCCGTGGCGCTCTATGTCACCGAGAACGGGGCCGCCTATCCGGACCAGCCCGATGCCGAGGACTTCGTCCAGGACGACGAGCGACTCAGCTATATCCGTGACCACCTGCGCGCGGTGCGGGAAGCGATGGATGCCGGTGCCGATGTCCGCGGGTACTTCGTCTGGTCCCTGCTGGACAATTTCGAGTGGGCGTTCGGCTATGACCGCCGCTTCGGGATCGTGCGGGTGGATTACGATACGCTTCAGCGCACGCCCAAGGCCTCTGCACACTGGTACGCCCAGGTCGCCGCGACAGGCGTGGTGGACTGA
- a CDS encoding carbohydrate ABC transporter permease, producing MSALEEKPLPIIPRTGPATAPKDDGDPSRRRGSGSGAGSRSGGRKRRPGSSRGPGRGPGWIVYGCLAAVILGGMFPLWWSILIGSHDSTILSRDSFPLIPGGNFFSNAAAVIDTVPFWQATMNSVIVSTVTAVSVVFFSTLAGYAFAKLRFKGAVPLLVFVIATMAVPTQLGVVPLYQVMARLGWTGELQAVIVPGLVTAFGVFWMTQYLRQAIPDELIEAATVDGCSMIRTFWHVALPAAKPAAAMLFLFTFVLNWTNFFWPFIVLGPQNPTLPVALQQLQAAHFVDYSLVLAGATMATVPLLILFIFTGRQLVSGIMQGAVKQ from the coding sequence ATGAGCGCGCTCGAAGAGAAGCCGCTGCCGATCATCCCTCGCACGGGTCCGGCGACAGCCCCTAAGGACGACGGCGACCCCAGCCGGCGCAGAGGGTCCGGATCCGGGGCAGGATCTCGATCCGGCGGACGCAAGAGGCGTCCGGGAAGCTCCCGGGGACCCGGTCGCGGACCGGGGTGGATCGTCTACGGGTGCCTCGCCGCGGTCATCCTCGGCGGGATGTTCCCGCTCTGGTGGTCCATCCTGATCGGCAGCCACGATTCCACCATCCTGTCCCGGGACTCGTTCCCGCTGATCCCCGGTGGGAACTTCTTCTCCAACGCCGCCGCGGTGATCGACACGGTGCCGTTCTGGCAGGCCACGATGAACTCGGTGATCGTCTCCACCGTCACCGCGGTCTCGGTCGTGTTCTTCTCCACGCTGGCCGGCTACGCCTTCGCCAAGCTGCGGTTCAAGGGTGCAGTGCCCCTGCTGGTCTTCGTCATCGCCACGATGGCGGTGCCCACGCAGCTCGGTGTGGTGCCGCTCTATCAGGTGATGGCCCGCCTCGGCTGGACCGGTGAGCTGCAGGCGGTCATCGTGCCCGGTCTGGTCACCGCGTTCGGAGTCTTCTGGATGACGCAGTATCTGCGCCAGGCGATCCCCGATGAGCTCATCGAGGCCGCCACCGTGGATGGCTGTTCCATGATCCGCACCTTCTGGCACGTGGCTCTGCCCGCGGCCAAACCAGCAGCCGCGATGTTGTTCCTCTTCACCTTCGTCCTGAACTGGACGAACTTCTTCTGGCCGTTCATCGTGCTGGGCCCACAGAATCCCACCCTTCCGGTGGCCCTGCAGCAGCTGCAGGCGGCCCATTTCGTGGACTATTCGCTCGTGCTGGCCGGCGCCACGATGGCGACCGTTCCGCTGCTCATCCTGTTCATCTTCACGGGCCGTCAGCTCGTATCCGGAATCATGCAAGGAGCCGTCAAACAATGA
- a CDS encoding carbohydrate ABC transporter permease produces the protein MSAPAAHAPVTTARSGGSAPEPRTGRRKPKVSFRHRASTWDRRYSPYLYISPFFLLFAVVGLFPLIYTGWVATHDWDLIMGQGEFIGAENFMAVLGERAFWISLRNTLSIFILSSAPQVVAAILIAYLLDYNLRAKTFWRMGVLVPYVVTPVAVALIFSNLFGDRFGLVNSILETVGIDAIGWHSGTLPSHLAIATMVNFRWTGYNALIFLAAMQAVPRDLYEAAEIDGAGKVRQFISVTIPNLRPTIIFVIITSTIGGLQIFDEPRMFDQYGRGGTDGQWQTMTMYLYELGWTRSDFGQASAVAVLLFLLIVAIGLVNFIITRRISSSEVKR, from the coding sequence ATGTCCGCCCCTGCTGCGCACGCACCAGTCACCACCGCACGCAGCGGCGGGTCGGCGCCAGAGCCGAGGACCGGTCGCCGGAAGCCGAAAGTGAGCTTCCGGCACCGGGCCTCGACCTGGGACCGCCGGTACTCGCCGTACCTCTACATCAGTCCGTTCTTCCTCCTCTTCGCCGTGGTCGGGCTCTTCCCGCTGATCTACACCGGCTGGGTCGCCACCCATGACTGGGATCTGATCATGGGTCAGGGTGAGTTCATCGGCGCCGAGAACTTCATGGCGGTGCTGGGGGAGCGGGCGTTCTGGATCTCGCTGCGCAATACCCTCTCGATCTTCATCCTGTCCTCAGCGCCCCAGGTGGTGGCCGCGATCCTGATTGCGTACCTGCTGGACTACAACCTTCGCGCCAAGACGTTCTGGCGCATGGGGGTGCTGGTCCCCTACGTGGTCACACCCGTCGCGGTGGCGCTGATCTTCTCGAACCTCTTCGGCGACCGCTTCGGTCTGGTCAACTCCATCCTGGAAACCGTGGGCATCGACGCCATTGGCTGGCACTCGGGCACGCTGCCCAGCCACCTGGCCATCGCCACCATGGTGAACTTCCGCTGGACCGGCTACAACGCGCTGATCTTCCTCGCGGCCATGCAGGCAGTGCCGCGCGACCTCTATGAGGCGGCAGAGATCGACGGCGCGGGCAAGGTCCGGCAGTTCATCTCCGTGACCATCCCCAACCTGCGGCCCACCATCATCTTCGTGATCATCACCTCCACCATCGGCGGGCTGCAGATCTTCGACGAGCCGCGGATGTTCGATCAGTACGGCCGCGGAGGCACTGACGGGCAGTGGCAGACCATGACCATGTATCTCTACGAACTCGGCTGGACCCGTTCGGACTTCGGGCAGGCCTCGGCGGTGGCGGTGCTGCTCTTCCTGCTGATCGTGGCCATCGGGCTGGTCAACTTCATCATCACTCGCCGCATATCTAGCTCGGAGGTCAAGCGATGA
- a CDS encoding ABC transporter substrate-binding protein — translation MTLALTACGGSAEGDDSSGGGAEGEDVTLSVTTFNEFGYEDLFEEYEELNDNITIEHNKIDTAENARDSLRNSLGAGQGASDIEPIEVDWLAEFQQYPDRFEDLTDPELEDRWLDWKNEDAVLEDGRLIGYGTDSGPQAVCYRADLFEEAGLPTDREEVAEFLGDSWEDYFAAGREFVAESDSAWYSGSDNIWQGMINQVEVPYQNEEGEIIADTNTEVKDLYDQLLEASVEDELSAGLAQWSGDWSDAFQREETFATMMCPGWMLGIIEGNAAEVEGWDIANTFPGGGGNWGGSYLTVPSQGENIEEAKELAAWLTAPEQQLKAFDVVGAFPSTTEALESDELLSATNEFFNDAPTGEILAERAEAVETQPLKGTEYLTINVAIQDAINRVDVDGIDDPDASWEKFVNDMEALR, via the coding sequence ATGACGCTGGCGCTGACAGCCTGCGGCGGGTCCGCCGAGGGCGACGACTCCTCAGGGGGTGGAGCCGAGGGTGAGGACGTGACCCTCAGCGTCACCACGTTCAACGAGTTCGGCTACGAGGACCTCTTTGAAGAATACGAGGAGCTCAACGACAACATCACCATTGAGCACAACAAGATCGACACGGCGGAGAACGCCCGCGACTCCCTGCGCAACAGCCTCGGTGCTGGCCAGGGCGCCTCGGACATCGAACCCATCGAAGTCGACTGGCTCGCAGAGTTCCAGCAGTATCCCGACCGCTTCGAGGATCTCACCGATCCTGAGCTCGAGGACCGCTGGCTCGACTGGAAGAACGAGGACGCGGTCCTCGAAGACGGCCGCCTGATCGGCTACGGCACCGACAGCGGTCCACAGGCGGTCTGCTACCGGGCCGACCTCTTCGAAGAGGCGGGCCTGCCCACCGACCGCGAGGAGGTGGCCGAATTCCTCGGAGACAGCTGGGAGGACTACTTCGCCGCGGGTCGCGAGTTCGTCGCTGAATCGGACTCCGCCTGGTACTCCGGCTCGGACAACATCTGGCAGGGCATGATCAACCAGGTCGAGGTGCCGTACCAGAATGAAGAGGGCGAGATCATCGCCGATACGAACACCGAGGTCAAGGATCTCTACGACCAGCTGCTCGAGGCCTCCGTGGAGGACGAGCTCTCCGCAGGGCTGGCCCAGTGGAGCGGTGACTGGTCCGATGCCTTCCAGCGCGAGGAGACCTTCGCGACCATGATGTGCCCGGGCTGGATGCTCGGCATCATCGAAGGCAACGCCGCAGAGGTCGAGGGCTGGGACATCGCCAACACCTTCCCAGGCGGTGGCGGAAACTGGGGCGGGTCCTACCTGACCGTCCCCTCACAGGGCGAGAACATCGAAGAGGCCAAGGAGCTGGCAGCCTGGCTGACCGCTCCGGAGCAGCAGCTCAAGGCCTTCGACGTCGTGGGAGCCTTCCCGTCGACCACCGAGGCGCTCGAGTCTGATGAGCTGCTCTCGGCGACCAATGAGTTCTTCAACGACGCTCCCACCGGTGAGATCCTCGCCGAACGGGCGGAGGCGGTGGAGACCCAGCCGCTGAAGGGCACCGAGTACCTGACCATCAACGTGGCGATCCAGGACGCGATCAACCGGGTGGATGTCGACGGGATCGATGACCCCGACGCCTCCTGGGAGAAGTTCGTCAACGACATGGAAGCCCTGCGCTGA
- a CDS encoding FhaA domain-containing protein: protein MGLLDNLERGIEKAVRGAFSGRGGSLGPVEIATAVRRHMDRESKTVAEGHSLAPNLYKIRLAEEDFAEAKKYGVTLAEELCEEILRHAESQGYTLLGPVRATFVKNTELKRGQLSIESRTDQDAQSSPVAPQASSPAAGPSAGAPLPSTMAQPTVPSRPAPAPAPAPERAASLEYEERTYPLRPDSTVIGRSTSADVTVPDTGVSRKHVELFRTAGNWYARDLGSTNGSYVDGEQLTGDHSKVQLTDGALISLGNARLRFRLS from the coding sequence GTGGGACTGCTTGACAACCTCGAACGCGGCATCGAAAAGGCCGTCCGCGGTGCCTTCTCAGGACGAGGAGGGAGTCTCGGACCCGTGGAGATCGCCACCGCCGTACGCCGTCATATGGACCGAGAGTCCAAGACCGTCGCAGAAGGTCACAGCCTGGCACCGAACCTCTACAAGATCCGCCTTGCCGAGGAGGACTTCGCCGAGGCCAAGAAGTACGGCGTGACACTCGCCGAGGAGCTCTGCGAGGAGATCCTGCGCCATGCCGAGTCCCAGGGCTACACCCTGTTGGGACCGGTCCGGGCGACCTTCGTGAAGAACACCGAGCTCAAGCGCGGTCAGCTCAGCATCGAGTCGCGCACGGACCAGGACGCCCAGTCCAGCCCGGTCGCGCCGCAGGCCTCCTCCCCCGCTGCCGGCCCGTCCGCCGGAGCGCCGCTGCCCTCCACGATGGCTCAGCCCACCGTCCCCTCGCGCCCCGCGCCAGCACCAGCGCCAGCCCCTGAGCGCGCGGCGAGCCTGGAGTACGAGGAGCGCACCTACCCGCTGCGCCCCGATTCCACGGTGATCGGTCGCTCCACCTCCGCGGACGTCACCGTCCCCGACACCGGCGTCTCCCGCAAGCACGTCGAGCTGTTCCGCACAGCCGGGAACTGGTACGCCCGCGACCTCGGCTCCACCAACGGGTCCTATGTGGACGGTGAACAGCTCACCGGGGATCACTCCAAGGTTCAGCTCACCGATGGCGCCCTCATCTCGCTCGGCAATGCGCGCCTGCGCTTCCGACTGAGCTGA
- a CDS encoding FHA domain-containing protein FhaB/FipA codes for MSELAVTVLQFGLLLLLWILILSIIGAQGRDMTISKRSRARAAASGPSTAPGPRTGPPAPAAASHSGPTPRPRPRRLLVSEGPLAGTELPLGSASIMMGRAQECTLVLDDDYASGKHARLFPQGSRWFLEDLGSTNGTWLGDEQLTRASTVEPGDRIRIGKTVLELRT; via the coding sequence ATGAGTGAACTCGCTGTCACCGTGCTGCAGTTCGGTCTGCTGCTGCTGCTCTGGATCCTGATCCTCTCCATCATCGGAGCCCAGGGCCGGGACATGACCATCTCCAAGCGCTCACGCGCCCGCGCCGCCGCATCAGGACCCAGCACAGCGCCGGGTCCGCGCACCGGCCCCCCGGCGCCCGCCGCCGCGAGCCACAGCGGTCCGACGCCGCGCCCGCGACCTCGTCGGCTGCTGGTGAGCGAGGGCCCGCTGGCCGGAACCGAGCTGCCGCTAGGATCGGCATCGATCATGATGGGCCGCGCCCAGGAGTGCACCCTGGTGCTCGATGATGACTACGCCTCCGGAAAGCACGCCCGGCTCTTCCCACAGGGATCGCGCTGGTTCCTCGAAGACCTCGGATCCACCAACGGCACCTGGCTGGGCGACGAGCAGCTCACCCGCGCCTCCACAGTGGAGCCCGGGGACCGGATCCGGATCGGCAAGACCGTCCTGGAGCTGAGGACCTAG
- a CDS encoding PP2C family protein-serine/threonine phosphatase, which produces MPLVFRFAARSDTGAVRSKNDDSGYAGRYFAVVADGMGGHAGGDVASASTVLDLAHLDTRGFADPETVLPDEIQTANSFLNKLVKANPKLSGMGTTITSLLITRDRLQFAHIGDSRAYRLKRGRFRQVSKDHTFVQRLVDEGRLEPDQAEYHPHKNVLMRVLGDVDASPELDITSFPLEAGERWMLCSDGLNAVVSDRLIEQKLRSTQSLETIVDDLVDLTLGGGAPDNVTVVCLEVVEADDAALAPSDDLPLSEAAVAAASYDYAGPDETMEMDVVPVVNTEAFSAHDDHETLSPLSAAMVRKKLGARPHLLVGAANKAADTGTVPVVGRNVDEHPMASLLTGQPLRPVRHTYSELLDEHHPPSESGSAAPEATDSTEPAQTTETDTASAEASVAAERSEPTEGTGEQQIDDASEPSPHRAEAGLAEDPESLQEEELVLDEDELDALGTARRRSSWFLPTFVALLAVLVAVVTFLGYVWTQTQYYVGDDNGEVAIYSGVSQSLGPIRLSEVDEHAGIAVEDLTQYHRQRVERGIAADDRDHAEHIVSQLTAMAEANAEQDEGGEN; this is translated from the coding sequence GTGCCCCTGGTATTTCGCTTTGCAGCGCGCTCCGACACCGGTGCCGTGCGCTCCAAGAACGACGACTCCGGCTACGCGGGGCGCTATTTCGCAGTGGTCGCCGATGGCATGGGCGGTCACGCCGGCGGCGACGTCGCGTCTGCCTCCACGGTGCTGGACCTGGCGCATCTGGACACGCGGGGATTCGCTGACCCGGAGACGGTCCTGCCGGATGAGATCCAGACGGCGAACTCCTTCCTGAACAAGCTGGTCAAGGCCAATCCCAAGCTCTCAGGGATGGGCACCACCATCACCTCGCTGCTGATCACCCGGGACCGGCTGCAGTTCGCCCATATCGGCGATTCCCGCGCCTACCGGCTCAAGCGCGGCCGCTTCCGCCAGGTCAGCAAGGACCACACCTTCGTCCAGCGACTCGTGGACGAAGGTCGGCTGGAGCCTGACCAGGCCGAATACCACCCGCACAAGAACGTCCTGATGCGCGTGCTCGGCGACGTCGACGCCTCCCCGGAACTCGACATCACCTCCTTCCCGCTGGAGGCCGGCGAACGCTGGATGCTGTGCTCGGATGGACTCAACGCCGTCGTCTCCGACCGACTGATCGAACAGAAGCTCCGGTCCACGCAGTCCCTGGAGACCATCGTCGATGACCTCGTCGATCTCACCCTGGGCGGAGGCGCACCGGACAACGTCACCGTGGTCTGCCTGGAGGTCGTCGAAGCTGACGACGCCGCACTGGCCCCCAGCGATGACCTCCCGCTGAGCGAGGCTGCCGTCGCGGCGGCCTCCTACGACTACGCCGGGCCCGACGAGACCATGGAGATGGACGTGGTCCCGGTGGTCAACACCGAGGCCTTCTCCGCCCACGACGACCACGAGACCCTCTCCCCGCTCTCCGCCGCGATGGTGCGCAAGAAGCTCGGCGCACGCCCGCACCTGCTCGTCGGTGCCGCCAACAAGGCAGCTGACACCGGCACCGTTCCCGTCGTCGGACGCAACGTCGATGAACACCCCATGGCCTCGCTGCTCACCGGACAGCCCCTGCGACCGGTCCGCCACACATACTCCGAGCTGCTCGACGAGCATCATCCCCCCAGCGAATCAGGCTCCGCGGCTCCCGAGGCGACGGACTCCACGGAGCCCGCGCAGACCACCGAGACCGACACCGCGTCCGCTGAAGCCTCTGTGGCGGCCGAGCGCAGCGAGCCCACCGAAGGCACCGGCGAACAGCAGATCGACGACGCCTCCGAGCCCAGCCCGCATCGTGCAGAAGCCGGACTGGCCGAGGACCCGGAGAGCCTGCAGGAGGAGGAGCTGGTCCTCGATGAGGACGAGCTGGACGCCCTGGGGACCGCCCGACGACGCAGCTCCTGGTTCCTGCCCACCTTCGTCGCGCTGCTGGCGGTCCTGGTCGCCGTCGTCACCTTCCTCGGCTACGTCTGGACCCAGACCCAGTACTACGTGGGCGATGACAACGGCGAGGTCGCGATCTACAGCGGCGTCTCCCAGTCACTGGGACCGATCCGGCTCTCCGAGGTGGATGAACACGCCGGCATCGCGGTGGAGGACCTGACCCAGTATCACCGCCAGCGTGTGGAGCGCGGAATCGCCGCCGATGATCGCGACCATGCCGAGCACATCGTCAGCCAGCTCACCGCCATGGCCGAGGCAAACGCCGAGCAGGACGAAGGAGGCGAGAATTGA
- a CDS encoding FtsW/RodA/SpoVE family cell cycle protein, giving the protein MALTVAIGAQMLVAFALDEPITTDYFIEGSVFAGLVLAFHVVLRLRAKYADPFILPIVVTLNGLGIAMIHRLDFTASYSGVADRQLLWTGVSIIAAIVLLWLLKDHRRLRQLTYISLAVSVLLLFMPILPGLGSEENGARIWVDLGFASFQPSEIAKITLAVFFAGFLANNRDLILLAGRKVGPVTFPRLRDLAPMFIAWIVAIGVLVVQNDLGNALMFFGLFVAVIYVATSRFSWIAIGAVFMLFGAALAYQFVGHFRDRVEIWLNAFDPEIYNRAFGGSHQVVQGLFGLAHGGLAGTGLGSGNPNMVSLANSDMIITAFGEELGFIGLSAMLLLYLLLFSRYMRAGLGTRDTFGKLLAVGLAVVLVLQVFVVVGGITRVIPLTGLATPFLAAGGSALLANWLIVALVLLISHAARQPVVVGPMVNATGEASSGTESRLQSEGPGARETAVRRHSAPPAPSTTDEDHTRLDHAPRGGAQ; this is encoded by the coding sequence ATGGCACTGACCGTGGCGATCGGCGCCCAGATGCTGGTCGCCTTCGCCCTGGATGAGCCCATCACCACCGACTACTTCATCGAAGGATCCGTCTTCGCGGGTCTGGTCCTCGCCTTCCACGTGGTCCTGCGGCTGCGCGCCAAGTACGCGGATCCCTTCATCCTGCCGATCGTGGTGACGCTGAACGGGCTCGGGATCGCGATGATCCACCGGCTCGACTTCACCGCGAGCTACTCCGGCGTCGCGGACCGGCAGCTGCTCTGGACCGGCGTCTCGATCATCGCCGCCATCGTGCTGCTCTGGCTGCTCAAGGACCACCGAAGGCTGCGACAGCTGACCTATATCTCCCTGGCGGTCAGCGTGCTGCTGCTGTTCATGCCGATCCTCCCGGGACTCGGCTCCGAGGAGAACGGCGCCCGCATCTGGGTGGATCTCGGCTTCGCCTCCTTCCAGCCCAGCGAGATCGCCAAGATCACGCTGGCAGTGTTCTTCGCGGGCTTCCTGGCCAACAACCGCGACCTGATCCTCCTCGCAGGACGCAAGGTCGGGCCCGTCACCTTCCCCCGGCTCCGCGATCTCGCGCCGATGTTCATCGCCTGGATCGTGGCCATCGGCGTGCTGGTCGTGCAGAACGATCTGGGCAACGCGCTGATGTTCTTCGGCCTCTTCGTGGCTGTGATCTACGTGGCCACCTCGCGGTTCTCGTGGATCGCCATCGGCGCCGTGTTCATGCTCTTCGGTGCGGCCCTGGCCTATCAGTTCGTCGGACATTTCCGGGATCGGGTGGAGATCTGGCTCAATGCCTTTGATCCCGAGATCTACAACCGGGCCTTCGGCGGCTCCCACCAGGTGGTGCAGGGGCTGTTCGGACTCGCGCACGGCGGTCTGGCCGGCACCGGGCTGGGTTCGGGGAATCCGAACATGGTCTCGCTGGCCAATTCGGACATGATCATCACCGCCTTCGGCGAGGAGCTGGGCTTCATCGGCCTCTCCGCCATGCTGCTGCTCTACCTGCTGCTGTTCAGCCGCTATATGCGCGCCGGACTGGGCACCCGCGACACCTTCGGCAAGCTGCTCGCAGTGGGTCTGGCAGTGGTGCTCGTGCTGCAGGTCTTCGTGGTCGTCGGCGGTATCACCCGGGTCATTCCGCTGACCGGTCTCGCCACTCCGTTCCTGGCGGCAGGCGGCTCTGCCCTGCTGGCGAACTGGCTGATCGTCGCGCTGGTGCTGCTGATCTCCCATGCTGCACGTCAGCCCGTGGTGGTAGGCCCGATGGTCAATGCGACCGGGGAGGCCTCCTCCGGGACCGAATCTCGGCTGCAGTCGGAAGGGCCGGGCGCCCGTGAGACCGCCGTGCGCCGGCACAGCGCCCCGCCGGCTCCGTCCACCACCGATGAGGACCACACCCGTCTGGATCACGCACCGCGAGGAGGAGCCCAGTGA